One Fibrobacter sp. DNA window includes the following coding sequences:
- a CDS encoding DUF1016 N-terminal domain-containing protein: protein MLEFYWSLAQDLVKQKAEEKWGAGVVNQISLDLKAEFPEAKGFSTRNLWNMKRWFLFYSAKMHQVGAVLEMPQSFAMIPWRHHTEIITKCQGVDEALFYINKTIENNWSRAVLVHQMETPDHWPFDLQV from the coding sequence ATGCTGGAATTTTACTGGAGCCTTGCCCAGGATCTTGTAAAACAGAAGGCAGAAGAAAAGTGGGGCGCAGGCGTCGTAAACCAGATTTCCCTTGATTTGAAAGCTGAATTTCCTGAGGCGAAGGGCTTTTCTACAAGAAATCTGTGGAATATGAAAAGATGGTTCCTGTTCTATTCTGCAAAAATGCACCAAGTTGGTGCAGTTTTAGAAATGCCCCAAAGTTTCGCAATGATTCCTTGGCGACACCATACGGAAATCATCACCAAGTGCCAAGGTGTTGACGAAGCTTTGTTCTACATCAATAAGACCATTGAAAATAACTGGAGCCGTGCCGTTTTAGTCCATCAAATGGAAACACCCGACCATTGGCCTTTTGATTTGCAAGTCTAA